The following coding sequences lie in one Apium graveolens cultivar Ventura chromosome 1, ASM990537v1, whole genome shotgun sequence genomic window:
- the LOC141678970 gene encoding protein OBERON 3: MLKDRENSSGSKNEFVFGENNGSPDEKIGFFEKGINFLGKSDKDFEGSQLKPLKIGASGSQELTLSYLCDNSKLGFLDKEISMNCGEKVSSKGKEIVSEDQNQGNGRWVERDFLQLSNEIRGSSSKREIENDEIDREIREKKPKLETLNLSLGLSDASLSLAASDNEKNVEPPIRPMPSRSVQSLAPSNNTQTTYSNDFSANSMSYSYSHPFSHNASCSLTRNSTEYYENSVGSHRRDCDYIWNAGEGTNGSVHSRFRPVGDGVALANHGGSVLQLVQGNNPVNKDSTNGLHRTTSSDNQSFFPWELPARPQLDTQSSDSRGQGSDQIRGLESSDAGRGPKLSRPERILREIVLESIPVMARIIQELPVELVESTKEYLKNLITNSDKRDELVRLQNRLARRSDFSKETLSKSNKNQLELLVSLKTGLESFLSSRLRLSTTELVEIFMLERCRNVNCKRVLPVEDCECKICSGKKGFCSECMCPVCFKFDCASNTCSWVGCDVCSHWCHAVCGIRINLIKPGPSLKGRPGTTEMQFHCLGCDHNSEMFGFIKDVFTSCAKQWGLETLVKELECVRKIFKGSEDFKGKELLVKVEEMLFKLENKIISPSDACSSIIQFFTYAEGMSDIPSSSIPAKDLLSIQNAVKKDLAPLPRSDSILPKSPFYNGGCSFAKKDLLPHNLHQNDINAPLISNKVIEDEWSVKLPKKDGFDSLESVVRVKDAEARMFQDKADEARKEAEAYKRMVRTKNEKLEEEYAEKLATLCLQETEERLRKRLENLKALEDSHCDYYKMKLRMQTDIAGLLERMESTKQQWV; encoded by the exons ATGTTGAAAGATAGAGAAAATTCAAGTGGTAGCAAGAATGAGTTTGTTTTTGGTGAAAATAATGGAAGCCCAGATGAAAAGATTGGATTTTTTGAAAAGGGTATTAATTTTCTTGGAAAATCAGATAAAGATTTTGAGGGGTCTCAGTTAAAACCCTTGAAAATTGGGGCTTCTGGCTCTCAAGAACTGACTCTTAGTTATCTTTGTGATAATTCCAAGTTGGGTTTTCTTGATAAAGAGATTTCGATGAATTGTGGTGAGAAAGTTAGTAGTAAAGGTAAAGAAATTGTTTCTGAGGATCAGAATCAAGGAAATGGAAGATGGGTTGAGAGAGATTTTTTACAACTGAGTAATGAGATTAGGGGGAGTTCTTCGAAAAGAGAGATTGAGAATGATGAAATTGATAGGGAAATTAGAGAAAAAAAGCCTAAGCTAGAAACTCTTAATCTGTCTTTAGGTTTGTCTGATGCATCACTGTCTTTGGCTGCATCGGATAATGAGAAAAATGTTGAGCCTCCTATTCGTCCAATGCCTAGTAGGAGTGTACAATCTTTAGCACCTTCGAATAATACACAAACCACATACTCCAATGATTTTAGTGCTAATTCAATGTCGTATTCGTATTCCCACCCGTTTTCGCACAACGCTAGTTGCTCGCTTACTCGGAACTCAACTGAGTATTATGAGAATTCAGTTGGTAGTCATAGGAGAGACTGTGACTATATATGGAATGCAGGTGAGGGAACAAATGGATCGGTTCATAGTCGCTTTAGGCCGGTTGGGGATGGAGTTGCACTAGCCAATCATGGTGGCAGTGTTTTGCAGTTGGTGCAAGGTAATAATCCAGTCAATAAGGATTCAACAAACGGTCTTCATAGGACAACAAGCTCTGACAACCAGTCATTTTTTCCATGGGAATTGCCTGCGAGGCCTCAGTTGGATACACAATCAAGTGATTCTAGAGGACAGGGATCTGATCAGATAAGAGGTTTAGAGAGTTCAGATGCAGGGAGAGGGCCGAAGCTTTCCAGACCTGAGAGGATTCTCCGTGAAATAGTATTGGAATCTATTCCTGTCATGGCACGGATAATTCAAGAACTTCCTGTTGAACTAGTCGAGTCCACCAAGGAATACTTGAAGAACCTAATCACTAATTCTGATAAGAGAGATGAACTGGTACGCCTTCAGAATAGGCTGGCAAGAAGATCTGACTTCAGCAAAGAAACTCTCTCAAAGTCCAACAAAAACCAACTTGAACTTTTGGTTTCTCTAAAGACAGGTCTCGAGAGCTTCTTATCCAGCAGACTTCGCCTTTCTACTACAGAATTGGTAGAAATTTTCATGCTAGAAAGATGTCGAAATGTGAACTGTAAGAGGGTATTGCCAGTTGAAGATTGTGAATGCAAGATTTGCTCAGGAAAGAAGGGTTTCTGCAGCGAGTGCATGTGCCCTGTGTGTTTCAAATTTGACTGTGCCAGTAACACTTGCAGTTGGGTAGGGTGTGATGTATGTTCCCATTGGTGCCATGCAGTCTGTGGTATTCGGATTAATCTCATAAAGCCTGGTCCTAGCTTGAAAGGTCGCCCTGGGACTACTGAGATGCAATTTCACTGTCTTGGTTGTGATCATAATTCTGAAATGTTTGGGTTTATTAAGGATGTCTTCACTTCATGTGCCAAACAATGGGGTCTAGAAACCTTAGTCAAAGAGCTTGAATGTGTTAGGAAGATCTTTAAAGGAAGTGAAGATTTTAAAGGTAAGGAGTTGCTTGTGAAGGTCGAGGAGATGCTATTTAAGCTCGAGAATAAGATAATATCTCCTTCAGATGCCTGTAGTTCCATCATTCAGTTCTTCACAT ATGCAGAAGGTATGTCAGATATTCCTTCTTCGAGTATCCCAGCTAAGGACTTATTGTCCATTCAAAATGCCGTGAAAAAAGATCTAGCTCCACTGCCAAGATCTGACTCTATTCTTCCCAAATCCCCTTTCTACAACGGGGGATGCTCATTTGCAAAAAAGGACTTGTTGCCACACAATCTGCATCAGAACGACATTAATGCACCTCTGATTAGCAACAAAGTAATTGAAGATGAGTGGTCAGTAAAGTTGCCTAAAAAAGATGGCTTTGACAGCTTAGAAAGTGTTGTGCGGGTAAAGGATGCAGAAGCAAGAATGTTCCAGGATAAGGCTGATGAAGCAAGGAAAGAAGCAGAAGCATACAAAAGGATGGTTAGGACGAAGAATGAGAAGTTGGAAGAAGAATATGCGGAGAAGCTGGCTACATTGTGTTTACAGGAAACTGAGGAAAGGCTGAGGAAAAGACTGGAGAACCTAAAGGCTCTGGAAGATTCACATTGTGATTATTATAAGATGAAATTGAGAATGCAAACTGACATTGCTGGTCTATTGGAGAGGATGGAAAGCACGAAGCAGCAGTGGGTATAA